A region of Pseudomonas marginalis DNA encodes the following proteins:
- a CDS encoding replication-associated recombination protein A, which produces MDLFRSDPIAQPLAARLRSTNLDEYVGQEHLLARGKPLREALEQGALHSMIFWGPPGVGKTTLARLLAKVSDAHFETVSAVLAGVKEIRQAVEVAKQQAGQYGKRTILFVDEVHRFNKSQQDAFLPYVEDGTLIFIGATTENPSFELNNALLSRARVYVLKSLDEAAMQKLLHRALSEDKGLGKRQLSLSDEGFKILLSAADGDGRRFLNLLENASDLAEDGSEIGVDLLQSLLGDTRRRFDKGGEAFYDQISALHKSVRGSNPDGALYWFARMIDGGCDPLYLARRVVRMASEDIGNADPRALSLCLAAWEVQERLGSPEGELAVAQAITYLACAPKSNAVYMGFKSALRAAAEHGSLEVPLHLRNAPTKLMKQLGYGDEYRYAHDEPDAYAAGEDYFPDELEPQPFYQPVPRGLELKIGEKLNHLAQLDRLSPKQRRK; this is translated from the coding sequence ATGGATCTGTTTCGAAGTGACCCGATTGCCCAGCCTTTGGCCGCGCGCCTGCGCTCGACCAACCTGGATGAGTACGTCGGTCAGGAACACCTGCTCGCTCGCGGCAAGCCTTTGCGCGAAGCCCTGGAGCAGGGTGCGCTGCACTCGATGATTTTCTGGGGGCCGCCGGGCGTGGGTAAGACCACCCTGGCGCGGCTGCTGGCAAAAGTCTCGGATGCACACTTCGAAACGGTCTCGGCCGTGCTGGCCGGGGTCAAGGAGATCCGCCAGGCCGTCGAGGTGGCCAAGCAGCAGGCCGGACAGTACGGCAAGCGCACCATCCTGTTTGTCGACGAAGTGCATCGTTTCAACAAGTCGCAGCAGGATGCGTTTTTGCCCTATGTCGAGGATGGCACGCTGATTTTTATCGGTGCCACCACCGAAAACCCTTCGTTTGAATTGAACAATGCGTTGCTCTCGCGGGCGCGGGTCTATGTGCTCAAGAGCCTCGATGAAGCCGCGATGCAAAAGCTGTTGCACCGCGCCCTGAGCGAAGACAAGGGCTTGGGCAAGCGCCAACTGAGCCTCAGCGATGAAGGCTTCAAGATTCTGCTAAGCGCCGCCGATGGTGATGGCCGGCGCTTTCTCAACCTGCTGGAGAACGCCTCCGACCTGGCCGAAGACGGCAGCGAGATTGGCGTCGACCTGCTGCAAAGCCTGCTCGGCGATACGCGTCGGCGTTTCGACAAGGGCGGCGAAGCCTTCTACGACCAGATTTCGGCGCTGCACAAATCCGTGCGCGGCTCCAACCCGGACGGCGCGCTGTATTGGTTTGCGCGCATGATCGACGGCGGCTGCGACCCGCTGTACCTGGCGCGCCGCGTGGTGCGTATGGCCAGTGAAGACATCGGCAACGCCGACCCGCGCGCCCTGAGCCTGTGCCTGGCGGCCTGGGAAGTGCAGGAGCGCCTCGGCAGCCCGGAAGGTGAGCTGGCGGTGGCCCAGGCCATCACGTACCTGGCCTGCGCGCCGAAAAGCAACGCGGTGTACATGGGCTTCAAGTCCGCCCTACGTGCGGCCGCCGAACACGGCTCCCTCGAAGTGCCGCTGCATCTGCGCAATGCGCCGACCAAGTTGATGAAACAACTGGGCTACGGTGATGAATACCGCTATGCCCATGATGAGCCGGACGCCTATGCCGCCGGCGAAGACTATTTCCCCGACGAGCTTGAGCCGCAGCCGTTCTACCAGCCGGTGCCCCGCGGCCTGGAGCTGAAGATCGGTGAAAAGCTCAATCACCTCGCCCAACTCGACCGCCTCAGCCCCAAACAGCGGAGAAAGTAG
- the cysG gene encoding siroheme synthase CysG, which yields MEFLPLFHNLRGSRVLVVGGGEIALRKSRLLADAGAVLRVVAPQIEDQLRELVQGSGGEMILRGYQEADLEGCTLIIAATDDEPLNAQVSSDAKRRCVPVNVVDAPALCSVIFPAIVDRSPLVIAVSSGGDAPVLARLIRAKLETWIPSTYGQLAGLAARFRAQVKGLYPDVQQRRAFWEEVFQGPIADRQLAGQGDEAERLLIEKVNGAPPYAPGEVYLVGAGPGDPDLLTFRALRLMQQADVVLYDRLVAPAILELCRRDAERIYVGKRRADHAVPQDQINQQLVDLARQGKRVLRLKGGDPFIFGRGGEEIEELAAHGIPFQVVPGITAASGCAAYAGIPLTHRDYAQSVRFITGHLKNGTSDLPWSDLVGPSQTLVFYMGLIGLPIICEQLIKHGRAADTPAALIQQGTTSNQRVFTGTLADLPRMVAEHEVHAPTLVIVGEVVVLREKLKWFEGAQSQV from the coding sequence ATGGAATTCCTGCCGCTGTTTCATAACCTGCGCGGCAGTCGTGTGCTGGTCGTCGGTGGGGGGGAGATTGCCTTGCGCAAATCCCGCCTGCTGGCTGACGCCGGCGCCGTGCTGCGGGTGGTTGCTCCCCAGATCGAAGACCAGTTGCGCGAGTTGGTGCAGGGCAGTGGCGGGGAAATGATTCTGCGCGGTTATCAGGAGGCCGACCTGGAAGGCTGCACCCTGATCATCGCGGCGACCGACGACGAGCCACTGAACGCGCAAGTGTCCAGTGACGCCAAGCGTCGTTGCGTACCGGTCAATGTGGTGGACGCGCCGGCCTTGTGCAGCGTGATCTTCCCGGCGATTGTCGACCGTTCGCCCTTGGTGATCGCGGTGTCCAGCGGCGGCGATGCGCCGGTGCTGGCGCGCTTGATCCGCGCCAAGCTGGAAACCTGGATTCCGTCCACCTACGGCCAGTTGGCCGGGCTGGCGGCGCGCTTTCGTGCCCAGGTCAAAGGTTTGTACCCGGATGTGCAGCAGCGTCGGGCGTTCTGGGAAGAAGTGTTCCAAGGGCCGATTGCCGACCGTCAGTTGGCCGGGCAGGGCGATGAGGCTGAGCGTCTGTTGATCGAAAAGGTCAACGGCGCACCGCCTTATGCGCCGGGTGAGGTGTACCTGGTCGGTGCCGGCCCAGGCGACCCGGACCTGCTGACCTTCCGTGCCCTGCGCCTGATGCAGCAAGCCGACGTGGTGCTGTACGACCGTTTGGTGGCACCGGCGATTCTGGAGCTGTGCCGTCGTGATGCCGAGCGCATCTACGTCGGCAAGCGCCGCGCCGACCACGCCGTGCCGCAAGACCAGATCAACCAGCAACTGGTGGACCTGGCCAGGCAAGGCAAGCGCGTGCTGCGCCTCAAGGGTGGCGATCCGTTCATCTTTGGCCGTGGCGGTGAAGAAATCGAGGAACTGGCGGCCCATGGCATCCCGTTCCAGGTGGTGCCGGGGATCACCGCAGCCAGTGGTTGCGCGGCGTACGCCGGGATTCCGCTGACCCATCGCGACTACGCACAGTCGGTACGCTTTATCACCGGGCACTTGAAGAATGGGACGTCGGACCTGCCTTGGAGTGACCTGGTAGGGCCGTCGCAGACCCTGGTGTTCTACATGGGCTTGATTGGCTTGCCGATCATCTGTGAGCAACTGATCAAGCATGGGCGTGCCGCGGATACCCCGGCGGCGTTGATCCAGCAGGGCACCACGTCCAACCAGCGCGTGTTTACCGGCACCCTGGCGGACTTGCCGCGCATGGTGGCGGAGCATGAAGTGCATGCGCCGACGCTGGTGATCGTCGGTGAGGTGGTGGTGCTGCGCGAGAAGCTGAAGTGGTTTGAAGGCGCCCAGTCACAAGTCTGA
- a CDS encoding TusE/DsrC/DsvC family sulfur relay protein, whose amino-acid sequence MNTLTVGARTLELDKDGYLVDLNEWSPEVADALAAAEALVLTPDHWQILELLRQFYAEFQLSPATRPLIKYTALKLGPQKGNSLHLNTLFNGTPAKLAAKLAGLPRPTNCL is encoded by the coding sequence ATGAACACCCTGACCGTAGGCGCGCGCACCCTCGAGCTGGACAAGGACGGTTACCTCGTCGACCTGAACGAATGGTCCCCTGAGGTGGCCGATGCCCTGGCCGCCGCCGAGGCCCTGGTGCTGACCCCGGATCATTGGCAGATCCTCGAACTGCTGCGCCAGTTCTACGCCGAATTCCAGCTGTCCCCTGCCACGCGGCCGCTGATCAAGTACACGGCCTTGAAGCTCGGCCCGCAAAAGGGCAACAGCCTGCACCTCAACACACTGTTCAACGGCACTCCCGCCAAACTCGCCGCCAAGCTGGCGGGCCTGCCCAGACCGACGAATTGCTTATGA
- the crcB gene encoding fluoride efflux transporter CrcB, with amino-acid sequence MFKTILAVSAAGIAGTLLRFATGTWVSANWPKHFYAATLAVNLVGCLIIGLLYGWFLLRPEVPIEIRAGLIVGFVGGLTTFSSFSLDTLRLLESGQALVAFGYLGISVFGGLLATWAGLSLTKL; translated from the coding sequence GTGTTCAAGACGATTCTTGCCGTGTCCGCAGCCGGCATCGCTGGTACATTATTGCGTTTCGCCACTGGTACTTGGGTGAGCGCCAATTGGCCGAAGCATTTTTATGCGGCGACCCTGGCGGTCAACCTGGTGGGTTGCCTGATCATCGGGTTGTTGTACGGCTGGTTCCTGTTGCGCCCGGAAGTACCGATTGAAATTCGCGCCGGCTTGATTGTCGGCTTTGTAGGCGGTCTGACGACCTTTTCATCCTTTTCACTGGATACGCTGCGCCTGCTGGAAAGCGGGCAGGCCCTGGTCGCCTTCGGGTACCTCGGCATCAGCGTGTTCGGCGGGCTGCTCGCCACCTGGGCCGGCCTGTCCTTGACCAAACTTTGA
- a CDS encoding glycosyl transferase family protein: protein MTDFAPLTLETPAEHPFAQFVRILGKGKRGARNLTREEAREAMGMLLDEKVEDTQLGAFLMLLRHKEESPEELAGFTEAVRERLNAPALNVDVDWPTYAGKKRHLPWFLLAAKCLAQHGVRILMHGGGAHTAGRLYTEQLLQTLHIPLCRNWQQVGTAFEQGNLAFIPLGDWAPQLQRMIDLRNTLGLRSPIHSLARLLNPLNARCGLQSIFHPGYQGVHRDASGLLGDHVIVVKGDGGEVEINPDTISHLYGTTGGESWDEEWPALSDQRHVKPATLEPDHLKAVWRGDVEDSYPQLALIATMALALRGLGHPREQAFELARQYWDARDKSI, encoded by the coding sequence ATGACCGACTTCGCCCCGCTGACCCTTGAAACCCCTGCCGAGCATCCGTTTGCGCAGTTCGTGCGCATCCTGGGCAAAGGCAAGCGCGGCGCGCGCAACCTCACCCGCGAAGAGGCCCGCGAAGCCATGGGCATGCTGCTCGACGAAAAAGTCGAAGACACCCAGCTCGGCGCCTTCCTGATGCTGCTGCGCCACAAGGAAGAAAGCCCGGAAGAACTCGCCGGCTTTACCGAAGCCGTGCGTGAACGCTTGAACGCCCCGGCACTGAATGTGGATGTCGACTGGCCGACCTACGCCGGCAAGAAGCGCCACCTGCCGTGGTTCCTGCTGGCGGCCAAGTGCCTGGCGCAACATGGCGTGCGCATCCTCATGCACGGCGGCGGCGCACACACGGCGGGCCGGCTGTACACCGAACAATTGCTGCAAACCCTGCACATCCCGCTGTGCCGTAATTGGCAGCAGGTCGGGACCGCGTTTGAACAAGGCAACCTGGCGTTTATCCCGCTGGGCGATTGGGCGCCGCAACTGCAACGCATGATCGACCTGCGCAACACCCTCGGCCTGCGCTCGCCGATCCACTCCCTGGCGCGCCTGCTCAACCCGCTGAATGCGCGCTGCGGCCTGCAAAGCATTTTCCACCCCGGTTACCAGGGCGTGCACCGCGATGCCAGCGGCCTGCTTGGCGATCATGTGATCGTGGTCAAGGGCGACGGCGGCGAAGTCGAGATCAACCCCGACACGATCAGCCACCTCTATGGCACCACCGGTGGCGAAAGCTGGGATGAAGAATGGCCTGCCCTCTCCGACCAGCGCCACGTCAAGCCGGCAACCCTGGAGCCTGATCACTTGAAGGCCGTGTGGCGCGGCGACGTAGAAGACAGCTACCCGCAACTGGCGCTGATCGCCACCATGGCCCTGGCCTTGCGCGGCCTCGGCCACCCACGGGAACAGGCGTTCGAATTAGCCCGGCAATACTGGGATGCACGGGACAAATCGATTTAA
- the serS gene encoding serine--tRNA ligase, producing MLDSKLLRSNLQDVADRLASRGFALDVARIEALEEQRKTVQTRTEALQAERNARSKSIGQAKQRGEDIAPLMADVERMGTELSDGKVELEGIQSELDSILLGIPNLPHESVPIGEDEDGNVEVRRWGTPTAFDFEIKDHVALGELTGGLDFETAAKMSGARFALLRGPIARMHRALAQFMINLHTGEHGYEEAYTPYLVQAPALMGTSQLPKFEEDLFKISRDGEADLYLIPTAEVSLTNIVAGEILDAKQLPLKFVAHSPCFRSEAGASGRDTRGMIRQHQFDKVEMVQVVEPSTSMDALEGLTANAERVLQLLELPYRVLALCTGDMGFSAVKTYDLEVWVPSQDKYREISSCSNCGDFQARRMQARFRNPETGKPELVHTLNGSGLAVGRTLVAVLENYQQADGSIRVPEVLKPYMAGVEVIR from the coding sequence ATGCTCGATTCCAAACTGTTACGTAGCAACCTTCAGGACGTAGCGGACCGCCTGGCATCCCGTGGCTTTGCCTTGGATGTTGCGCGCATCGAAGCGCTGGAAGAACAGCGCAAGACCGTCCAGACCCGCACCGAAGCACTGCAGGCTGAGCGGAATGCGCGTTCCAAATCCATCGGTCAGGCCAAGCAACGTGGCGAAGACATCGCGCCGTTGATGGCGGACGTCGAGCGCATGGGCACCGAGCTGTCCGACGGCAAGGTCGAGCTGGAAGGCATTCAGTCCGAGCTGGATTCGATCCTGCTGGGCATCCCCAACCTGCCGCACGAGTCCGTGCCGATTGGCGAAGACGAAGACGGCAACGTCGAAGTGCGTCGCTGGGGCACGCCAACGGCCTTTGATTTCGAGATCAAGGACCACGTCGCCCTGGGCGAATTGACCGGTGGCCTGGATTTCGAAACCGCCGCCAAAATGTCCGGTGCGCGCTTTGCCTTGCTGCGCGGCCCGATCGCACGCATGCACCGTGCCCTGGCGCAGTTCATGATCAACCTGCACACCGGCGAGCACGGTTACGAAGAGGCTTACACTCCGTACCTGGTGCAGGCGCCGGCGCTGATGGGCACCAGCCAGCTGCCGAAGTTCGAGGAAGACCTGTTCAAGATCAGCCGCGATGGCGAAGCCGATCTGTACCTGATCCCGACCGCCGAAGTGTCGCTGACCAATATCGTTGCCGGCGAGATCCTCGATGCCAAGCAACTGCCGCTCAAGTTCGTCGCCCACAGCCCGTGCTTCCGCAGTGAAGCCGGTGCGTCGGGGCGTGACACCCGCGGCATGATCCGCCAGCACCAGTTCGACAAGGTCGAGATGGTGCAAGTGGTCGAGCCGTCGACCTCCATGGACGCCCTGGAAGGCCTGACCGCCAACGCCGAACGTGTCCTGCAGCTGCTGGAGCTGCCGTACCGCGTCCTGGCGCTGTGCACCGGCGACATGGGCTTCAGCGCCGTGAAGACCTACGACCTCGAGGTGTGGGTACCCAGCCAGGACAAATACCGCGAGATTTCGTCGTGCTCCAACTGCGGTGATTTCCAGGCCCGGCGCATGCAGGCGCGTTTCCGTAACCCGGAAACCGGCAAGCCGGAGCTGGTGCACACCCTCAACGGTTCGGGCCTGGCTGTAGGTCGCACCCTGGTGGCGGTGCTGGAAAACTACCAGCAGGCTGACGGTTCGATCCGCGTACCTGAAGTGCTCAAGCCTTACATGGCGGGCGTCGAGGTCATCCGCTAA
- the tusB gene encoding sulfurtransferase complex subunit TusB, with protein sequence MSTLHVVSHSPFTDSRLDSCLRICGAEDAILLCGDGAYGLHNAALHTKGIKVFVLAEDMQARNLPLPDWADSVDYPGFVQLSLDYSKVNTWL encoded by the coding sequence ATGTCGACTCTACATGTGGTTTCCCACTCCCCGTTTACCGACAGCCGCCTCGACAGTTGCCTGCGTATCTGTGGCGCCGAAGACGCGATCCTGCTCTGCGGCGATGGCGCCTATGGGCTGCATAACGCGGCCCTGCACACCAAGGGCATAAAGGTTTTTGTGCTGGCCGAAGACATGCAGGCGCGCAATCTGCCGCTGCCGGACTGGGCTGACAGCGTGGACTACCCGGGTTTCGTGCAGCTGTCGCTCGACTACAGCAAGGTCAACACCTGGCTATGA
- a CDS encoding glutathione S-transferase family protein: MGLLIEGHWKDQWYESSADGAFQREQAQRRHWVTADGQPGPSGEGGFKAEAGRYHLYVSLACPWAHRTLILRKLKGLESVIDVSVVSWLMLENGWTFDKAHGSTGDKLDGFEFMHQRYTADTADYTGRVTVPVLWDKQLNRIVSNESAEIIRMFNSAFNGLTGNTLDFYPEPLRATIDGLNERIYPAVNNGVYRAGFATSQKAYESAFDDVFAELDHLEQHLGDHRYLAGEYLTEADVRLFTTLIRFDAVYYSHFKCNLRRIADYSNLSNWLREMYQWPGVAETVDFTHIKGHYYGSHRTINPTAIVPKGPLQAFDAGHDRVKLTSKGVWS, from the coding sequence ATGGGTTTGCTGATCGAAGGACACTGGAAAGACCAGTGGTACGAAAGTAGCGCAGATGGCGCTTTCCAGCGCGAACAGGCCCAGCGCCGCCACTGGGTGACCGCCGATGGCCAGCCGGGGCCCAGCGGCGAAGGCGGCTTCAAGGCCGAGGCCGGTCGTTATCACCTTTATGTGTCCCTGGCCTGCCCCTGGGCCCACCGCACCCTGATCCTGCGCAAGCTCAAGGGCCTGGAAAGCGTGATCGACGTGTCCGTGGTCAGCTGGCTGATGCTGGAAAACGGCTGGACCTTCGACAAGGCCCACGGCTCCACCGGCGATAAGCTCGATGGTTTCGAATTCATGCACCAGCGCTATACCGCCGACACCGCCGACTACACCGGCCGCGTCACCGTGCCGGTGCTGTGGGACAAGCAGCTCAACCGCATCGTCAGCAATGAATCGGCGGAGATCATCCGCATGTTCAACAGCGCGTTCAACGGCCTGACCGGCAACACCCTGGACTTCTACCCTGAGCCGCTGCGCGCGACCATCGATGGGCTCAACGAGCGGATCTACCCGGCCGTGAACAATGGCGTGTACCGCGCAGGCTTTGCCACCTCACAAAAAGCGTATGAAAGCGCGTTTGATGATGTGTTTGCCGAACTGGATCACCTGGAGCAGCACCTGGGCGACCATCGCTACCTGGCCGGCGAGTACCTGACCGAGGCGGATGTGCGCTTGTTCACCACGCTGATTCGTTTTGATGCGGTGTATTACAGCCACTTCAAATGCAATCTGCGGCGGATTGCCGATTATTCGAACCTGTCGAATTGGCTGAGGGAGATGTATCAGTGGCCGGGCGTGGCCGAGACGGTGGATTTCACACACATCAAGGGGCATTACTATGGGAGCCACCGCACCATCAACCCGACGGCGATCGTGCCGAAGGGGCCGTTGCAGGCGTTTGATGCCGGGCATGATCGAGTGAAGCTAACCAGCAAAGGCGTTTGGAGCTGA
- the lolA gene encoding outer membrane lipoprotein chaperone LolA: MRLIRMLLLPALALTAVSAHADPASVASLKNLLDKSQTLTARFSQLTLDAGGTQLQETAGEMAVQRPGLFYWHTEGKAEQTIVSDGQKVTLWDPDLEQATIKKLDPRLNQTPALLLSGDVSKINDSFDITSKQTSNVIEFTLKPKSKDTLFDTLSLSFGNGVINNMRLVDSVGQRTDILFSGVKANQPVPASKFKFDIPKGADVIQE, encoded by the coding sequence ATGCGTCTTATCCGCATGCTGTTGTTGCCGGCACTGGCCCTGACCGCTGTTTCGGCCCACGCTGACCCGGCCTCCGTCGCCAGCCTGAAAAACCTGTTGGACAAATCCCAGACCCTGACTGCGCGCTTCTCCCAGCTCACCCTGGATGCCGGTGGCACCCAGTTGCAGGAAACCGCCGGCGAGATGGCCGTGCAGCGCCCAGGGTTATTCTACTGGCACACCGAAGGCAAGGCCGAGCAGACCATCGTCTCGGACGGCCAGAAAGTCACCCTGTGGGACCCGGACCTGGAGCAGGCGACCATCAAGAAGCTCGACCCGCGCCTGAACCAGACGCCGGCGCTGCTGCTGTCGGGCGATGTGTCGAAAATCAACGACAGCTTCGACATCACCTCCAAGCAAACCAGCAACGTGATCGAGTTCACCCTCAAGCCGAAATCCAAGGACACGTTGTTTGACACGCTGTCCCTGTCGTTCGGCAACGGCGTGATCAATAACATGCGCCTGGTCGACAGCGTCGGCCAGCGCACCGATATCCTGTTCTCCGGGGTCAAGGCCAACCAGCCGGTACCGGCGTCCAAGTTCAAGTTCGACATCCCCAAGGGTGCCGACGTGATCCAGGAATAA
- a CDS encoding DNA translocase FtsK produces the protein MKKSAATPKAAVVPAWRQHLHYRLKEGALIAIGALCLFLMMALLTYGKDDPGWSHNSKIEDVQNFGGPAGSYSADILFMVLGYFAYIFPLLLAIKTWQIFRQRHEPWQWSGWLFSWRLIGLVFLVLSGAALAHIHFHAPTGLPAGAGGALGESLGDLARKTLNIQGSTLMFIALFLFGLTVFTDLSWFKVMDVTGKITLDLLELFQGAANRWWAARVERKRMVAQLREVDTRVNEVVAPSTPDRREQAKVKERLIEREQALSKHMSDREKQVPPVIAPAPPKPAEPSHRVQKEKQAPLFVDSAVEGTLPPISILDPAEKKQLNYSPESLAAVGHLLEIKLKEFGVEVSVDSIHPGPVITRYEIQPAAGVKVSRISNLAKDLARSLAVTSVRVVEVIPGKTTVGIEIPNEDRQIVRFSEVLSTPEYDNFKSPVTLALGHDIGGKPVITDLAKMPHLLVAGTTGSGKSVGVNAMILSILFKSGPEDAKLIMIDPKMLELSIYEGIPHLLCPVVTDMKDAANALRWSVAEMERRYKLMAKMGVRNLSGFNAKVKEAQDAGTPLTDPLYKRESIHDEAPLLSKLPTIVVVVDEFADMMMIVGKKVEELIARIAQKARAAGIHLILATQRPSVDVITGLIKANIPTRMAFQVSSKIDSRTIIDQGGAEQLLGHGDMLYMPPGTSLPIRVHGAFVSDDEVHRVVEAWKLRGAPEYNDDILAGVEEAGSGFDGGSSGGDDDAETDALYDEAVAFVLESRRASISAVQRKLKIGYNRAARMIEAMENAGVVTAMNTNGSREVIAPGQMRD, from the coding sequence TTGAAGAAATCCGCCGCAACACCTAAAGCAGCCGTCGTGCCGGCCTGGCGCCAGCACCTGCACTATCGACTCAAGGAAGGCGCGCTGATCGCTATCGGCGCGCTGTGCCTGTTCCTGATGATGGCCTTGCTCACCTATGGCAAGGACGATCCGGGCTGGAGCCACAACAGCAAGATCGAAGACGTGCAGAACTTCGGTGGGCCTGCCGGTTCCTACAGCGCCGATATCCTGTTCATGGTGCTGGGTTACTTCGCCTATATCTTCCCGCTGTTACTGGCGATCAAGACCTGGCAGATCTTCCGCCAGCGTCATGAGCCGTGGCAGTGGAGCGGCTGGCTGTTTTCGTGGCGCCTGATCGGCCTGGTATTCCTGGTACTGTCCGGTGCCGCCCTGGCGCATATTCATTTCCACGCACCCACCGGCCTGCCGGCGGGCGCGGGTGGGGCGCTGGGCGAGAGCCTCGGCGACCTGGCGCGCAAGACCCTGAATATCCAGGGCAGCACCCTGATGTTTATCGCGCTGTTCCTGTTTGGCCTCACCGTGTTCACCGACCTGTCGTGGTTCAAGGTGATGGACGTGACGGGCAAGATCACCCTCGACCTGCTGGAGCTGTTCCAGGGCGCTGCCAACCGCTGGTGGGCCGCCCGGGTCGAACGCAAGCGCATGGTGGCCCAGTTGCGCGAGGTGGATACCCGCGTCAACGAAGTGGTGGCCCCAAGCACACCGGACCGCCGTGAGCAGGCCAAGGTCAAGGAACGCCTGATCGAACGCGAGCAGGCCCTGAGCAAGCACATGTCGGACCGCGAGAAGCAGGTGCCGCCGGTGATCGCCCCGGCGCCGCCCAAGCCGGCCGAGCCAAGCCACCGCGTGCAGAAAGAGAAACAGGCGCCGTTGTTTGTCGACAGCGCCGTGGAAGGCACCTTGCCGCCGATCTCGATCCTCGACCCGGCCGAAAAGAAACAGCTCAACTATTCCCCTGAGTCCCTGGCGGCCGTCGGCCATCTGCTGGAAATCAAACTCAAGGAATTCGGCGTCGAGGTGTCGGTGGACTCGATCCATCCCGGCCCGGTGATTACCCGTTACGAAATCCAGCCGGCTGCCGGCGTCAAGGTCAGCCGCATTTCCAACCTGGCCAAGGACCTGGCGCGCTCCCTGGCCGTGACCAGCGTGCGCGTGGTGGAAGTGATCCCGGGCAAGACTACCGTGGGTATCGAGATTCCCAACGAAGATCGCCAGATCGTGCGCTTCTCCGAAGTGCTGTCGACGCCCGAATACGACAACTTCAAGTCGCCGGTCACCCTGGCCCTGGGCCACGACATCGGCGGCAAGCCGGTGATCACCGACCTCGCCAAAATGCCTCACCTGCTGGTGGCCGGTACCACCGGTTCGGGTAAATCGGTGGGCGTGAACGCGATGATCCTGTCGATCCTGTTCAAGTCCGGCCCGGAAGACGCCAAGCTGATCATGATCGACCCGAAGATGCTCGAACTGTCGATCTATGAAGGCATTCCGCACCTGCTCTGCCCGGTGGTCACTGACATGAAGGACGCCGCCAACGCCCTGCGCTGGAGCGTTGCCGAGATGGAGCGCCGCTACAAGCTGATGGCGAAGATGGGCGTGCGTAACCTGTCGGGCTTCAACGCCAAGGTCAAGGAAGCCCAGGACGCCGGCACGCCGCTGACCGACCCGCTGTACAAGCGCGAAAGTATCCACGACGAAGCACCGCTGTTGAGCAAGCTGCCGACCATCGTGGTGGTGGTCGACGAGTTTGCCGACATGATGATGATCGTCGGCAAGAAGGTCGAAGAGCTGATCGCGCGTATCGCCCAGAAGGCGCGGGCGGCCGGTATTCACTTGATCCTCGCCACCCAGCGTCCGTCGGTGGACGTGATCACCGGCCTGATCAAGGCCAACATCCCGACCCGCATGGCGTTCCAGGTGTCGAGCAAGATCGACTCACGGACCATCATCGACCAGGGCGGTGCCGAGCAACTGCTGGGCCACGGTGACATGCTCTACATGCCGCCGGGTACCAGCCTGCCGATCCGGGTCCACGGCGCCTTCGTCTCCGACGATGAAGTGCACCGCGTGGTGGAGGCCTGGAAGCTGCGTGGCGCGCCCGAATACAACGACGACATCCTCGCCGGTGTCGAAGAGGCCGGCAGCGGCTTCGACGGTGGTAGCAGCGGTGGCGACGATGATGCCGAAACCGACGCGCTGTATGACGAAGCCGTGGCGTTCGTGCTGGAAAGCCGCCGCGCCTCGATTTCTGCGGTGCAGCGCAAGCTGAAGATCGGCTATAACCGCGCTGCGCGCATGATCGAAGCCATGGAAAACGCTGGCGTCGTCACTGCAATGAACACCAACGGCTCGCGCGAAGTCATCGCCCCCGGGCAGATGCGCGACTGA
- the tusC gene encoding sulfurtransferase complex subunit TusC: MSKSLLVISRQAPWSGPSAREALDIVLAGGAFDLPIGVLFMDDGVFQLAPHQDAKAVQQKDLSANLQALGLFGIDDVFACSHSLGERGLTQPANAQSLDSEAIAKMIDRYDQVMTL, encoded by the coding sequence ATGTCCAAATCCTTATTGGTGATCAGCCGCCAGGCGCCCTGGTCCGGGCCGAGCGCGCGCGAAGCGCTGGATATCGTGCTGGCCGGAGGCGCATTCGATCTGCCGATCGGCGTGCTGTTCATGGATGACGGCGTGTTCCAACTGGCGCCGCACCAGGATGCCAAGGCCGTGCAGCAAAAGGACCTCAGCGCTAACTTGCAGGCGTTGGGCCTGTTCGGCATCGATGACGTGTTCGCCTGCAGCCATAGCCTGGGTGAGCGCGGGCTGACGCAGCCGGCCAATGCCCAGTCGCTGGACAGCGAAGCGATCGCCAAGATGATTGACCGTTACGACCAGGTGATGACCCTCTGA